ACTTAAACGAAATAGATTGTACAAAGATATTCATAACTCATAAGTTAGAAGAAAATAATTATTACGATAAAATAATTGATATTAAAAACAGTATTTTAATTAATAATTCAGATAAGGAGCATGTTTTTATATGACAAAGAAGGTACTGTTTCTTATAACTTCCGTAGCTATAGTTTTATTAATCTCTTCTTACATTCTGAAAACCATAAAAGGAGATGAGCCCTTATACAATAATATAGATCTATCTGAACTCCAACAGAAAATCGAAAATAATGAAGATTTCATAATTTATATCTATGGGAATTCTTGCAGAGCATGTCAAAATTTCAAACCTATTATCAATCGCGTTATTACAACTCAGAAAATAAATCTTTTAGCTTTAAATGTTGATGAAGAGAAAAATAGAAATATAAATTTTTTAAAGGAAAATTCAATCTCCAAAACGCCAACTCTTCTTAATTATAAAAAAGGGGGAATCCACAAAAAAATGGAAGGTATAATTTCCGAGAAAGAATTTGAAGATTTCCTGAACTAAGATCTTTTTAAGAATCTTGAAAAATATATAAAGAAGGATTAGGAAAATTTATGACAATTGACGAATTATTATATCTTTTTAACAATAAAAAAGAGCTAACTCTAAAAGATAATTTCATCGGCAAAATCATTAAAGAGTTAGCTTATATTAATTGTAATATTAATTATGAATTTATTGATGAAATAAATAGGGAATTCTCACATCAGCAATATTATAAAAATACTGAACCGAAAATAAGTGCTTGTATTTTAACTTTAAATGAATCACGAACTATAGATCGATGCATTAATAGTATCAAGGAAGATGTTGATGAAATCATAGTTGTTGACTCAGGGTCAACTGATAACACTCTAAAAATAATTAATGAAAGATTCACCAATGCTATTGTAATAAAAGAGCAATGGAATGATGACTTTTCTTTACTAAGAAATAAAGCTGTTGAATATACAACAAACGATTGGATTTTCTTCATAGATGCAGATGAATATATAGATGATCAAAGTAAAGGGAAAATTAAAAAAATAGTTAATTTCTTACAACCCTTAGATTGTCAACCTTATTATATCAGTCCATACATCAAAGATCATAATGGCGATCAGTATACTAATACAAAAAGAATATTTAATAAAAAATTTAAATTGTATTATCGAGGAAGAGTCCATGAAGAACTTTTTCATGATAATTACGAATTTATAACGGATATTGGAATTAATGTGATAATGCATCATGATGGATATAAAAAAGAAGTGATGAAAAATAAAGATAAGATCCTTAGAAATCTTCAGCTCATTGAACTAATGCTAAAAGAAGAACCATTAAATATAAAATGGAAGTTCTATTTCGCTAAAAATCTATTAAATCAATCATCAGAAAGCAGCAAAATTAAAGCAGAAAAAATTCTAACTACTATAATAGATTCATCGAGAGTAGAAGATCCTTATTTCTTAAAATCGTTTATTTTGCTATGTCAAGTCTATATAAGCAAATCCGATTTATCTAAACTAAAAGAATCTATTCATTATATTAAATCAAATAAAGTACCTGTTCCTCAATTTGATCTTGCATATTTGGAAATGGTATTTACACTAATGGCATTTCAGTCAAAACTATCCTATATGTCAACGGCAATTGAACCTATGATCGCTGAAATAAACAATAGTTACATAAGTTCAAATAATAATCATATCAAAAATGTTATTTCGATAATTGGATTTTTCACAGGTGATTTCGATAAATATTTTAAATATCTCCCTGATACGGATAACTTATATGAGTTCAATTCTCGAATACTATTAGATAAATTAAATGACTCTTTAAGAAAAAATCATAAGTAGGAGCTTATCATGATTATGATAAAATTAAATACAAGATTATTCCTTTTATGGTTTGTATC
Above is a window of Paenibacillus sp. FSL K6-1330 DNA encoding:
- a CDS encoding thioredoxin family protein; this translates as MTKKVLFLITSVAIVLLISSYILKTIKGDEPLYNNIDLSELQQKIENNEDFIIYIYGNSCRACQNFKPIINRVITTQKINLLALNVDEEKNRNINFLKENSISKTPTLLNYKKGGIHKKMEGIISEKEFEDFLN
- a CDS encoding glycosyltransferase translates to MTIDELLYLFNNKKELTLKDNFIGKIIKELAYINCNINYEFIDEINREFSHQQYYKNTEPKISACILTLNESRTIDRCINSIKEDVDEIIVVDSGSTDNTLKIINERFTNAIVIKEQWNDDFSLLRNKAVEYTTNDWIFFIDADEYIDDQSKGKIKKIVNFLQPLDCQPYYISPYIKDHNGDQYTNTKRIFNKKFKLYYRGRVHEELFHDNYEFITDIGINVIMHHDGYKKEVMKNKDKILRNLQLIELMLKEEPLNIKWKFYFAKNLLNQSSESSKIKAEKILTTIIDSSRVEDPYFLKSFILLCQVYISKSDLSKLKESIHYIKSNKVPVPQFDLAYLEMVFTLMAFQSKLSYMSTAIEPMIAEINNSYISSNNNHIKNVISIIGFFTGDFDKYFKYLPDTDNLYEFNSRILLDKLNDSLRKNHK